In Erigeron canadensis isolate Cc75 chromosome 7, C_canadensis_v1, whole genome shotgun sequence, one DNA window encodes the following:
- the LOC122609557 gene encoding uncharacterized protein LOC122609557 — protein sequence MASSSSSSNHSRKPSVGSKQAEKEEIVRYMSNLPSYLERGKPVQDRALSFGVMDWGRLEQWQYYHQKLGAGKNDIFSPSTSNSSLLSSTDLSSHRSSRGQKSSHDPIKSHHVTLQSHLNISPKDISSKDSPVNLSSQKKTTTRSRHKSKFVKENDTCPQGSRESKSSDDTKSIESATLSSSSKGKMKIEDELINKHGNFQDPSYGIYDGTLFERHKALLLNDEKREDFHSDLKNDIPVSFLSEYKVVSRKNSKNVANLERISNTPCQIETPEEKELNISSTNSDFKKGGITASKHRFSFSTSSKSVSHNSTKKAIESPLVSQNSTKYDSSVSQRTNLSPLKRLLDPLFSSKATYLETSREDSKIKAKVKMDLGSCKEVRVDNSCQNKSSTKQALFQMAVRNGRPLFTFAVDNNNDILAATVRSLSGKDDTNSWLYTFFTIQEVRKKKGGWLSHGRKGDNHGYLPNVVAQMTVSNRSSSNSTSREFVLSSMDPGQTDPEIVDAELENELAAIVVQFLRKGEEEENQDCFSTTVILPGGHSVPRKGEPSPLIERWRSGGVCDCGGWDVGCRLRILANKAEFDRRSRSPENFELFFQGDVVNERPFFSLSPLKDEIYSVEYNTSLTLLHAFSICISVIECRQSSQHTELRTYVAKVVDGDESPVAYVSLPPVSPVGRV from the exons atggcatcatcatcatcatcttcaaacCACAGCCGAAAACCAAGTGTTGGAAGCAAACAAGCAGAGAAGGAAGAGATTGTTAGATATATGTCGAATTTGCCAAGTTATTTAGAAAGGGGAAAGCCGGTTCAAGATAGAGCTTTGAGTTTTGGTGTAATGGATTGGGGGCGTTTAGAACAATGGCAATATTATCATCAAAAACTGGGTGCTGGCAAAAACGACATATTTTCCCCATCTACTAGCAATTCGTCATTATTATCTTCTACTGATTTATCATCTCACCGTTCTAGCAGAGGTCAAAAATCATCTCATGACCCTATAAAATCTCATCATGTTACTCTACAGTCTCATTTAAACATATCTCCTAAAGATATCTCCAGTAAAGATTCACCGGTTAATCTCTCTAGCCAGAAGAAAACTACCACGCGGTCAAGACATAAGTCAAAATTTGTTAAAGAGAATGATACTTGTCCTCAAGGTTCTCGTGAATCTAAATCATCTGATGATACAAAAAGTATTGAGTCAGCAACGTtatcatcttcttcaaaggGGAAGATGAAAATCGAAGACGAGTTGATAAATAAACATGGGAATTTTCAAGATCCGTCATATGGAATCTATGATGGTACACTCTTCGAAAGGCACAAAGCTCTACTCCTCAATGATGAAAAGCGTGAAGACTTTCATTCAGATCTGAAAAACGACATACCAGTATCGTTTCTATCTGAATATAAAGTTGTCAGCAGAAAAAACTCAAAGAATGTTGCAAATCTTGAAAGAATTTCTAACACTCCATGTCAAATTGAGACCCCGGAAGAGAAAGAGCTTAATATATCTTCAACGAATTCAGACTTCAAAAAAGGTGGCATTACAGCTAGCAAACACCGCTTTAGTTTTAGCACGAGTTCAAAGTCTGTGTCTCATAACTCTACTAAAAAAGCAATTGAATCGCCTCTGGTTTCTCAAAACTCAACAAAGTATGATTCTTCTGTCTCACAAAGGACTAACTTGAGCCCTCTAAAGAGGTTATTGGACCCACTCTTCTCATCAAAGGCAACTTACCTTGAGACGTCCCGTgaagattcaaaaatcaaagcaaAAGTGAAGATGGACTTAGGAAGTTGCAAGGAAGTCAGAGTTGATAATTCATGTCAAAACAAGTCATCAACAAAGCAAGCTCTTTTTCAAATGGCTGTTAGAAATGGCCGTCCTTTGTTTACATTTGCAGTAGATAACAACAATGACATACTTGCAGCCACAGTAAGATCATTGAGTGGGAAAGATGACACCAACAGCTGGCTTTATACATTTTTCACCATCCAGGAAGTGAGGAAAAAGAAGGGTGGTTGGTTGTCTCATGGCCGAAAAGGTGATAATCATGGGTATCTACCTAATGTAGTAGCCCAAATGACGGTTTCAAATAGATCAAGTTCTAACTCTACAAGTAGGGAGTTTGTCTTGTCTTCTATGGACCCGGGTCAAACGGACCCTGAAATCGTGGATGCTGAGCTGGAAAATGAGCTGGCAGCCATTGTTGTCCAGTTTCTTAGGAAGGGGGAGGAGGAAGAGAATCAAGATTGTTTTAGTACGACTGTTATTCTTCCTGGTGGTCATAGTGTACCAAGAAAAGGAGAACCTTCACCACTAATTGAACGTTGGAGATCTGGCGGGGTTTGTGACTGTGGTGGTTGGGATGTTGGCTGCAGATTAAGAATCCTTGCTAACAAGGCGGAATTTGATAGAAGATCAAGATCACCTGAAAATTTTGAGCTTTTCTTTCAG GGAGATGTCGTAAACGAGAGACCCTTCTTTAGTCTTTCTCCATTGAAGGACGAAATATACTCGGTTGAATACAATACATCGCTAACGCTATTACATGCATTCTCGATCTGTATATCAGTCATTGAATGCAGACAATCGTCTCAGCATACAGAACTGAGAACGTACGTTGCCAAAGTAGTAGATGGTGATGAGTCTCCAGTGGCATACGTTTCACTTCCACCTGTTTCCCCTGTTGGAAGGGTTTAG